The Rhinoderma darwinii isolate aRhiDar2 chromosome 8, aRhiDar2.hap1, whole genome shotgun sequence genome has a window encoding:
- the TEX28 gene encoding testis-specific protein TEX28 isoform X1 has translation MQKNRKSWDCSSNFLKNKDQTQMDMSSVHQHPRNMSLQVLETTDLMVSNEKKETKHDHDTANGENYEDRTSETINLLSVNQEDDDPSTGVKWSPLKDHKKVILYQWTGLSKKPNFLKKMAKTGKEEKKAFVSKVKKSKIHQNKTEDACPGVSHDKMSRLNHMMESLKRRSSKTAVNKAASCPVVGSLPENRQSQEWLEDVSVRSYFMQKTLDLSELLHVEKTSQLENRIEYLHLLPKSDQPQAAQIQLQSEKGNHLIAAEVAHLELCQKKLLELEQGHLSNPLSMASEDLDGENVDLQSADGLQNPLLLPTSSQEPASNACAVHDMAPYFYYKDPSLAWIPSSSFVETSSLAGEIPITPKGSLDRRCCNIEPLMKEITAVKYKQDFLEKECLQLRSRYLSDNSIIMELLREQHLRYSHLLVHMNDLREQQNAEIENMKEVILFMEEKMAYQSYERARDIWDEMGLFQSRLSKIEAEQKPQNSPESVDEANSSQIFYSKVMNLLPIIVTNTRQILYGKVMMKCLLVIVTVLLICLSAVSLYAIPLVTTPLYTITPLIIVALSHGVSHNWGTLSVNLQRSWVVTHVTLLFNRIINDYDFMMAIQEAWELFLGG, from the exons ATGCAAAAAAATCGTAAAAGCTGGGACTGCTCATCAAATTTCTTGAAAAATAAAGATCAGACTCAAATGGATATGTCAAGTGTCCATCAGCACCCGAGAAATATGTCTCTACAGGTTTTAGAAACAACAGACCTCATGGTTTCCAATGAGAAGAAAGAGACCAAACATGACCATGACACGGCCAATGGTGAAAACTATGAAGACAGAACATCTGAGACAATCAACCTCCTTTCAGTCAACCAAGAAGATGATGACCCATCTACTGGCGTCAAGTGGTCTCCACTTAAGGATCACAAGAAAGTGATCCTATACCAGTGGACAGGATTGTCCAAGAAGCCAAACTTTCTCAAAAAAATGGCAAAGACCGGCAAAGAAGAGAAGAAGGCTTTTGTATCAAAAGTCAAAAAGTCCAAAATTCATCAAAACAAG ACAGAAGATGCATGCCCTGGAGTCAGCCATGACAAGATGTCTAGACTAAATCATATG ATGGAATCCCTTAAGCGTAGAAGCAGCAAAACTGCAGTCAACAAGGCTGCTTCATGCCCAGTAGTAGGAAGTCTACCAGAGAATAGGCAAAGTCAAGAATGGCTGGAGGATGTCTCAGTGAGGTCATACTTCATGCAGAAGACCTTAGATCTGTCTGAGCTATTACACGTGGAGAAGACCAGTCAATTGGAGAACAGAATTGAATACCTGCATTTGTTGCCCAAATCTGACCAGCCTCAGGCTGCTCAAATCCAATTACAATCGGAAAAAGGGAACCACCTGATAGCTGCAGAAGTGGCACATCTGGAACTTTGTCAAAAGAAGCTTTTGGAACTAGAACAAGGTCATCTCAGCAACCCGCTGTCCATGGCTAGTGAAGACCTTGATGGAGAAAATGTAGACCTTCAATCAGCAGATGGTCTCCAAAACCCACTCCTCCTTCCCACCAGTAGTCAAGAGCCTGCGTCAAATGCTTGTGCAGTACATGACATGGCTCCATACTTTTATTATAAAGACCCATCATTAGCATGGATCCCGTCTTCTTCTTTTGTGGAAACCTCTAGCCTAGCAGGAGAAATACCAATAACGCCAAAGGGTTCATTAGACAGGAGGTGTTGCAACATCGAACCTCTCATGAAAGAAATCACTGCAGTGAAATACAAACAGGATTTCTTAGAAAAAGAGTGCCTACAACTGCGAAGTAGATACCTTTCTGACAATAGTATTATTATGGAGCTCCTGCGAGAACAACATCTCAG ATACAGTCATCTGCTGGTACATATGAACGACCTACGGGAACAACAAAATGCGGAGATAGAAAATATGAAAGAGGTGATACTTTTCATGGAGGAAAAGATGGCTTACCAGTCCTATGAGCGAGCCAGGGACATCTGG GATGAGATGGGATTATTCCAAAGTCGCCTGTCAAAAATTGAGGCTGAGCAAAAGCCGCAGAATAGTCCGGAATCTGTGGATGAAGCCAACAGCAGCCAAATATTCTACAGCAAAGTCATGAACCTCCTGCCAATCATTGTCACCAACACCAGACAAATACTCTACGGCAAAGTCATGATGAAGTGCTTACTTGTCATTGTGACTGTCCTGTTGATATGCCTCTCCGCAGTCTCCTTGTATGCCATCCCCTTGGTTACAACACCACTATACACCATCACCCCACTGATCATAGTGGCCCTTTCACATGGCGTCAGCCACAACTGGGGCACATTGTCAGTTAACCTTCAAAGGTCTTGGGTGGTCACTCATGTCACACTACTTTTTAATAGGATCATAAATGATTATGATTTTATGATGGCAATTCAAGAAGCCTGGGAATTATTTTTGGGGGGCTAA
- the LOC142658618 gene encoding red-sensitive opsin, which yields MAASWNEAVYAARRKHDEEETTRSSVFVYTNSNNTRGPFEGPNYHIAPRWIYNITTIWMMFVVAASVFTNGLVLVATFKFKKLRHPLNWILVNLAIADLGETVIASTISVFNQIFGYFILGHPLCVIEGYTVSVCGITALWSLTVIAWERWFVVCKPFGNIKFDGKLAAGGIIFSWIWAGAWCAPPIFGWSRYWPHGLKTSCGPDVFSGNTDPGIQSYMMVLMVTCCILPLAVIILCYICVWWAIRKVAQQQKESESTQKAEREVSRMVVVMIIAYIFCWGPYTFFACFAAANPGYSFHPLAASMPAYFAKSATIYNPIIYVFMNRQFRNCIYQLFGKKVDDGSEVSSTSRTEVSSVSNSSVSPA from the exons ATGGCTGCATCATGGAATGAAGCTGTATATGCGGCCCGAAGAAAGCATGATGAGGAAGAGACCACCAGAAGTAGTGTTTTTGTATACACTAACAGCAACAATACTCGGG GTCCCTTTGAAGGTCCAAATTACCACATTGCGCCTCGATGGATTTACAACATCACTACCATCTGGATGATGTTTGTAGTAGCAGCCTCTGTTTTTACAAATGGTCTGGTCTTGGTAGCTACATTCAAATTTAAAAAGCTTCGGCACCCCTTGAACTGGATCCTGGTCAACCTAGCTATTGCTGATCTTGGGGAGACGGTTATTGCCAGCACCATTAGTGTCTTCAACCAAATTTTTGGTTACTTCATCCTTGGCCATCCATTATGTGTTATAGAAGGCTATACGGTTTCAGTATGTG GAATTACCGCTCTCTGGTCCCTAACTGTAATTGCCTGGGAACGGTGGTTTGTGGTCTGCAAACCCTTTGGAAACATTAAGTTTGATGGAAAATTGGCTGCTGGTGGCATCATCTTCTCCTGGATTTGGGCAGGTGCCTGGTGTGCACCACCAATAtttggctggagcag GTACTGGCCCCATGGCTTGAAGACTTCTTGTGGTCCAGATGTGTTCAGTGGCAACACTGACCCTGGAATCCAGtcttacatgatggtgctcatggTCACTTGTTGCATACTTCCCCTGGCTGTTATCATCCTATGTTACATATGTGTATGGTGGGCCATTCGTAAG GTTGCACAGCAGCAAAAGGAGTCAGAGTCCACTCAGAAAGCGGAGCGTGAGGTTTCTAGGATGGTGGTTGTGATGATCATTGCTTATATATTTTGCTGGGGACCATACACATTTTTTGCTTGTTTTGCTGCTGCCAACCCAGGCTACAGTTTCCATCCTTTGGCTGCCTCCATGCCTGCCTATTTTGCTAAGAGTGCCACCATTTACAATCCAATTATCTACGTCTTCATGAACAGACAG TTTCGGAACTGTATCTATCAGCTATTTGGCAAAAAGGTGGACGATGGCTCAGAAGTGTCCAGTACATCTCGAACAGAAGTCTCATCGGTTTCCAACTCTTCTGTGTCACCTGCATAA
- the TEX28 gene encoding testis-specific protein TEX28 isoform X2, with protein MVSNEKKETKHDHDTANGENYEDRTSETINLLSVNQEDDDPSTGVKWSPLKDHKKVILYQWTGLSKKPNFLKKMAKTGKEEKKAFVSKVKKSKIHQNKTEDACPGVSHDKMSRLNHMMESLKRRSSKTAVNKAASCPVVGSLPENRQSQEWLEDVSVRSYFMQKTLDLSELLHVEKTSQLENRIEYLHLLPKSDQPQAAQIQLQSEKGNHLIAAEVAHLELCQKKLLELEQGHLSNPLSMASEDLDGENVDLQSADGLQNPLLLPTSSQEPASNACAVHDMAPYFYYKDPSLAWIPSSSFVETSSLAGEIPITPKGSLDRRCCNIEPLMKEITAVKYKQDFLEKECLQLRSRYLSDNSIIMELLREQHLRYSHLLVHMNDLREQQNAEIENMKEVILFMEEKMAYQSYERARDIWDEMGLFQSRLSKIEAEQKPQNSPESVDEANSSQIFYSKVMNLLPIIVTNTRQILYGKVMMKCLLVIVTVLLICLSAVSLYAIPLVTTPLYTITPLIIVALSHGVSHNWGTLSVNLQRSWVVTHVTLLFNRIINDYDFMMAIQEAWELFLGG; from the exons ATGGTTTCCAATGAGAAGAAAGAGACCAAACATGACCATGACACGGCCAATGGTGAAAACTATGAAGACAGAACATCTGAGACAATCAACCTCCTTTCAGTCAACCAAGAAGATGATGACCCATCTACTGGCGTCAAGTGGTCTCCACTTAAGGATCACAAGAAAGTGATCCTATACCAGTGGACAGGATTGTCCAAGAAGCCAAACTTTCTCAAAAAAATGGCAAAGACCGGCAAAGAAGAGAAGAAGGCTTTTGTATCAAAAGTCAAAAAGTCCAAAATTCATCAAAACAAG ACAGAAGATGCATGCCCTGGAGTCAGCCATGACAAGATGTCTAGACTAAATCATATG ATGGAATCCCTTAAGCGTAGAAGCAGCAAAACTGCAGTCAACAAGGCTGCTTCATGCCCAGTAGTAGGAAGTCTACCAGAGAATAGGCAAAGTCAAGAATGGCTGGAGGATGTCTCAGTGAGGTCATACTTCATGCAGAAGACCTTAGATCTGTCTGAGCTATTACACGTGGAGAAGACCAGTCAATTGGAGAACAGAATTGAATACCTGCATTTGTTGCCCAAATCTGACCAGCCTCAGGCTGCTCAAATCCAATTACAATCGGAAAAAGGGAACCACCTGATAGCTGCAGAAGTGGCACATCTGGAACTTTGTCAAAAGAAGCTTTTGGAACTAGAACAAGGTCATCTCAGCAACCCGCTGTCCATGGCTAGTGAAGACCTTGATGGAGAAAATGTAGACCTTCAATCAGCAGATGGTCTCCAAAACCCACTCCTCCTTCCCACCAGTAGTCAAGAGCCTGCGTCAAATGCTTGTGCAGTACATGACATGGCTCCATACTTTTATTATAAAGACCCATCATTAGCATGGATCCCGTCTTCTTCTTTTGTGGAAACCTCTAGCCTAGCAGGAGAAATACCAATAACGCCAAAGGGTTCATTAGACAGGAGGTGTTGCAACATCGAACCTCTCATGAAAGAAATCACTGCAGTGAAATACAAACAGGATTTCTTAGAAAAAGAGTGCCTACAACTGCGAAGTAGATACCTTTCTGACAATAGTATTATTATGGAGCTCCTGCGAGAACAACATCTCAG ATACAGTCATCTGCTGGTACATATGAACGACCTACGGGAACAACAAAATGCGGAGATAGAAAATATGAAAGAGGTGATACTTTTCATGGAGGAAAAGATGGCTTACCAGTCCTATGAGCGAGCCAGGGACATCTGG GATGAGATGGGATTATTCCAAAGTCGCCTGTCAAAAATTGAGGCTGAGCAAAAGCCGCAGAATAGTCCGGAATCTGTGGATGAAGCCAACAGCAGCCAAATATTCTACAGCAAAGTCATGAACCTCCTGCCAATCATTGTCACCAACACCAGACAAATACTCTACGGCAAAGTCATGATGAAGTGCTTACTTGTCATTGTGACTGTCCTGTTGATATGCCTCTCCGCAGTCTCCTTGTATGCCATCCCCTTGGTTACAACACCACTATACACCATCACCCCACTGATCATAGTGGCCCTTTCACATGGCGTCAGCCACAACTGGGGCACATTGTCAGTTAACCTTCAAAGGTCTTGGGTGGTCACTCATGTCACACTACTTTTTAATAGGATCATAAATGATTATGATTTTATGATGGCAATTCAAGAAGCCTGGGAATTATTTTTGGGGGGCTAA